The following DNA comes from Rhinolophus sinicus isolate RSC01 linkage group LG06, ASM3656204v1, whole genome shotgun sequence.
taaaaaaaaaacccttagaaATCGAATGAGGGCTTGCAACTCTAACCTTCTATAGCAAATTTATGCTATAACCATCAATGTCTTCCCCAATCTTCATTTATCAGAAGGGAAAACTGAAGATCAAAAGACATCAGTTCTCAGAACACAGTCTTACCAAGTACTTCAGACCCAAGGCCTTGTTAGTACCTGTGTGGAGAAGGAGCGGACAAACAACTTAGTTGGGGAAGGCTTGGCTCAATTTTGATCTCTCACTTGTTGGGATTTTAACAGTGAACGTCCCTAACTGGGATCACTTAGAAAGACTAATCATACAGTTCTCTGGGAAAATGCCTAAAACAGTGTTTCTCCTGTATCCCCAGAAACATTGTGTTGGTTGCATTTCTGCCCAGAGACAATAATTATACAAATGATCTTCGAAACCTCCAATTTCTTACGGAGACTCGAGTGAAGAACCCCTCAGGTAATGATCTACAGGCGCAAATGAAGCTTTGATGGAGAGAACTTCTGTACAAAAGCACTCATTTCATGTGAAGTGGAGGAAAAAGCGTCCTCTTTAGGACCCAGGGACTTGAATTCCACCTTTGCTACAAGCACCTCTTTAAAGTTTTTTCCTGTCTCAGCAtctaagttttctcatctataaaaaaagCAACTGCATTCTTAAGCTCTAGGCTTTCTCGTTTTAAGATGCCAtttaaacaggtttttttttcctaataccAGCCTTTCAAGGACACAGGGACTCCCCGATCTTCTCCTGGACCCTGTGCTACCAGAACTAAAAAGAAGTTTCTTGTGGTGAAGCAAAGGGCCGGCCACCCAAGTTATAAACTGGAGTCAGACTACACAGAAAGCTTGCCCTCCACTGGCCACAAGCAAAAGGAGACAAACCGTGTACTTGTTACCACGGGCAACACAGACCTACCCTGACATACACACTACTGCTGAATACTCTCAGTATCTGCAAACACTATTCGTTATATGAGCAGCACCAAGGATCAAAACATGACTTAGTCTCTCTCCCACTATGAGGCGAAAGAAGAAACCCTCTCCCTTCGAGTAGATGTATACACAGTAAGAACCCCTTTTTTCCCTCCAGTCTGGCCTAGTGGCAGCAGCAGCCCAACACTGACACCTGCTGGGGAAATTCAAGGAAGGGCCGGCTCATCAGCTAGAGAATGTCGGCTCCTTTAGAAGGTAGAACTTGCCGATTTAGCACCTGTTTGTATCAGTGATTTACACTAGAACGCAGCCAATCAATGTATGAGGAAGTGGTGGACCCTCTTTAAAGGGTGGGTGTTCAATtagaatattttacaatataccTCATTTTTGAGTAAAATGTCAGCCCTCCTGGCTCATGTAAAAGTAACTCCATCCgcagtgagcacacaatgtgatatttatcaggttggtgcaaaagtaattgcagtttaagaggttaaaaataatcgcaaaaacccgcagttacttttgcgccaacctaacaaatgatgcattatagaaatgtacacttgaaacctaagtaattttactaaccactatcacctcaataaatgtaacaaaaaaagtGACTCCATAAATAATGTAACTACTGTATTAATGTACAATTTTCCAATGATAACcatgtatttgtatgttttaaaataaaaaagtatatatgtaaaaatgtttacAGCAAAATGACAAAGGACTTCACTTTCtacaacatacatttttaaatgctagaaCTTTATTTAAACCACACAGTATTTTTGTCTACAAAAATTTTTGGTGTCCTTAATAGTTTCTGGATTTTAAATAGCTTTCTTTATGAAGAAGTGATGATTAATATtttagtcacatgtggctatttaaattaaaatttattaaatgtagtTCCTCGGATCACACTAGCTGCATTTCCAatgctcaacagccacatgtgacAGTGGCTACAGTAGAGGCTCCAGATGTAAGGCAATATATTCTGCAcaaatacagaacattccatcattgtagaaagttttatttaaggACAgtatttctccagagaaacataatTGGAGTTTTTTCAGACAAAATTATATGATGTTTTGGTGGGAGGATTGGGTAGGGGATACAAACAAAAGAAGGCTGGCCAAGTAttgataaattttgaaatcatgtGATAAGTATACGAGAGTTCATTTATTACacttttcacttcatttttatgtttgagcatttccataacaaaaagttaaaataaaataaaaataaataaaaatggtatacCTAAAAATGAGGTTATCTCGTTAGGAATATACCATGGAAGACAGCTTGGAAAAATCTTTAGTCATGCAGACGAGTTCAAATCCCCACTCGCTGACCTACTATGGGACCTTTAACAAGATACTGGACGTCCCCAAGCCTCCCCTTCTTCAACTGCAAGATGGGAAACTTAATACCTGCCTTGCACAGAGATGTTGTGggaattagaaataattaatgCAAAGCAATAACACAGTACCTaacacatagtaggccctcagcaGTTGGTATCTCTATTATCAAATGGCAGAGTGTACTTCAAATGACTCGGGCATTACTCAGAACAATGAAGCAGTCCTGCTAGAACAGGATGGACAAAGGCTGAGCAGAAGCCCACTGGTGCTAAGGAATCAGGTACTGATAGGCTGTTAGAGCAGTAATTGAAGACAGTCCTTTTATGGCTGTCTTTAATAAACTTCTAGAATGTCtattatatgtcaggcactgtacttGCTACCTTCTCACCTCTCCTGACAATGAGGAAGAACAAAATCCCAGGCTCCAGATGTAGGGCAAAATATTCCAACGCCAGGAATTTAGATGTGAATTCAAAACTGGTCTAGTAACAACCTCTATTGCTTTATCTTTCACATCCAACCAAGTTTCCCTCTGTTCACCTTGGCAACTGCCCTTAGTAACCACCTACTTACTATCTTGCACACACCATGCCCTTTCCTCCCTTAGTACGTGCTATTCCCCCAAAGGAAATAGCTCTTTCCCTCTCTAAACCCACCCATCTTTCAAGACTTGATTTTGTAAAGCCTTCTTTGATGATACTTCCCTTTATCCGAAATTATACATTTAATCTCAGTACCACACAATGAAgcagtcaggcatctacataagTAAGTCTTGCTTCTACAATAACACTGTGTACACCCCGTGGGCAAAGGCCAGGTATTTACTCCTTTGCTGCTCCCCGCAGTACCTAGCACAGTTCTGGCACAATTGTAaccactcaacaaatacttattaactGGATAACTTTCTAAAGCATCCTCCCAAAATAACAAGTACATTATGTGCAAAATCCATATTCCCTCCCTTGCTAGAAGCTTATGTCAAAGAAATTGCAGTTGCTTCAACACAGGATATAAGGCAGAGCAATATGCTGTTTGGATCCAACAAGCATATTCTGGGAGTTGGTGATTACGCTAGATTTGACCTTTACAGAATTACAGAAAGAAGTCCCTAATAAATATAGATGCGCACACAGCCATACATGGAACATGTGGTGGGCGACTGGCGACACCCACTCTGTTTCTTCCATGAAAGAGTCGCCTGGAACGCCAAGTATGAAGAGGCCTTCCTTCTATGAATTCTTCTTCCCCACCCCGAGGTGAATGTCCATCCAGAAGATCTACTCCAAAAGTAAGCAACTAACTTGCTGTCCAAAATGTATATCTCTCTAAAAAAATATGAACTTTCCTTGACACGtatgtgtatattattttcttttttttctttgtcaagtTGCAATGTTCCGAAAGGTAAGATTTAAGAGGTGAACACAAAGCGACACAAAAAGAGCCAATACACTAATCTGTCCCAAGCAGGGTTCTCTTTTACTACTAATTTCTAGGCACCCTGGgacattttcttatttcacaaTAACTAGTCCTGAACATACAATCCTTCAAGGAGGTCACAAGCAGGGCAAAGGAAGTCAGCGGTTCTACCTCCTCACCCCTCTCTAACTTAGTCTACTCTCTCCTGCAAGGCTGAAGGTCACAGGAGCTTAAGCAGAGAAGGAGCCAGCAGAGCCAACTGACTCACATCGCTAGGCCCTATCCTCTGGCTGCCACTGCAGCAAGATTTTCCAAGAAGAGGCAATGGAAGCTAGGGAGAGCCGAACCAAATGCGTGGGTCCCAGACACTCCAGATCCAGCCACAACATCTACAGGCCTGAAGGAAGAGATATAAGGAGAAAAGTGAGGGATCAAGAGCAGACAGGAAAGCAGCTGCTTACCTCCTGAGTGAGTCTTCCTCAGAGCTTTCCTCAGGCATGTCCTGGTGCAAGGCCTCCTGTGAGACACTCCCAGATCTGCTGGACGGGGTGTAAATCCTTTCCCAGTGGCCTGTCTCCTGGTTGAAGGCCACCCCCACAGTCCTCTCCTCCTGCGGACTAGCAGAGCTGCTCAACTCCAGCCTGCTGGAGCTAGGCGACTGGCCCTCAGTCCGCTCGAGAGGTGGCAACTGGCTGCCACTCGATGGCAAGCCCTCAAAGGTACTGGGGACCTGCCAGGAGGAGCTGGCCTCGCCAGAGGAGTAGTTAGGTGTGGTTCTTTCCCAGCGCAGGGTATCGTTGTTGAAGGTGAGGAGGTTGTGGCAAGCACGGCAGCGATTCAGGTGGCCCCGGGACAGGTTAGAGTTGTTCTCACTGCTGTGTGGGGTGGGTTGGTGGGAGGGGCCTGGCCTCTCAGATTCAATGTTATTGTTGAGCATTTCCTGGGCCTGTTGGGTCTGGGGGGCTTCCCCGTTCAGGCTCTGGTCCAGCTCCTGAAGCCGGTCATACTCCAAAAAGAAGCGTCTCAGGTCACACTGAAGCTCATGGCGAATGCTGCCTGAGTTGTTCTGGCTGGAGCCGTTCCCTCCATCTGACTCAGCGGCCAGCCCTGGAGCTGGAAAACCCCTCCCTTCTGTGGCTGAAGTGTACACAGATGCTTGAGAGCCACCTTCCTGCTGTCTCAGCACAGACAGCAAACTCACCGAAGAGGCACTGGTCCTGGGAGGGGGCATGGAGTCCGCCTCAGAGCGGGAGTTCAGACTGAGCACCGTCCGGGTCCACTCAGACCCCGTCAGCCCGGGAGCTATTTCTCGGTGATACCGAGAAGGGTGGCTAGACAACGGGCCTCCCAGAGAGCGGCGAGTGGGCCCCAGGCTGAGGTTGCGGAGCGTGTTGCCGGCAGTGCTGCTCTGGACTGTACTGAAGGCAGACGGCCGGTTCAGGAGGCCCTGGTCCTGCTGCGCTGATGAGGCCTGCTCCGGGGGGTGGAAGGGCTCGGTCTgcacaaaagaaaaggaaggggtaGTAGCCCTGGCAGAAGCAGGGGGGACACTGTCCTGGTGTGGCAAGAGGGAAGGAACTCGAGTGCCAGAGCAGCGGCTGCAAAGGCACAGGATCCCGAGGTGCTGGCAGCACTCAGCTGTGGGGTAACTGACCCGCTGTCGGAGCCTGATGTAAGCGGAAGTCCTGGGGCGTTCCGTGGAGGGTTGAGGGGGAGgcggtgggggtgagggggtagCAGAATCTTGCACTGTGCTTTGCTCTCCCACCTGGATGCCAGAGGAGCGGGAGGACAGCATGTGCAGGAAATTGTGGAGGAGAGGCGTCCGGCGAACTGGCTGTGATTGCAGGAGGGCACGCTGACGGTAGTGGGATAATTCAGTTCCGTCTATGGGGATCTCTGGTTCATCATCACCCTGCAATGTGGACcaaggtggggcagggggagagccAGGCAGTTAGGCAGAACCTCCAGGTAAATCAAGAGAAACTACTGATAATCACCCAAGGAAAACAACTTTCATAGCTAGGCTACACCTCTACCCCTGAAGCACCGAGCCCTGACTGGCTGCAGATTCAGAATCATCATATGGCAATAAATTATTCACTCCCATTAACCACAGTTGTGAGTGAGTACATTGGAGAACCAATTCTCTTACAAAAGGCATCTCCATGAAACAGAGGCAGTGAGGGGAAGCGAGACATGAACCAGCCAGAGGCCCATGAATGACAAGCACCCACCCCTGCCTGGTTACTTCTAATGGGGCAATCACTCGGGGGCTTCCGAACTGATTCCCCTGGCAAGACTGTGGCTGTAACTTTGAATACACAGCCTGAAGCTACTTTTGAATCTTGACTGCAAAGAAACACTTGGGCACTGAAAAGTGAAGTCCAATATAATCAAAATCAAAGCAGTAGTTTAGAAAAGAACACACAGTTGAGATGGAGTTGGAACTACTGACTAACTTACCTGCTGATTAGAAGGGTTAACAATGGCTGTGAGTAAGTAGTGTCCAAGAGGATCGAATCTCACCAAActgaaaacagaagaagaaagagacacacagagagacattATGTTAACTGACAAGAGGAAACCTGTGTTCAAATTGATAGCAATCATTACTGGTAACTTGGGATTACCCAGGTATCCACTTCATGGTAGAGACTTCCAAAACTTTCAAACAGATTAAAGTAATAAGGCTCAATACTTGTTACCTCCTCACACTTTCCAGAATAAGGGAATGTGtatcacaaaaataatttcaaaacaacaCCTAGGCTTCCATCCCAGGAAGCAGCTACATTAAACACACTTGCTCGTATCTCACAGCTCATCATAACAGTAAAGCATAGACTGCTCCCATACTGGGCTGCAAGTTCAGTTCTTCCCTCACACAGCAGCTACACTGTCAAGAGGCATGAGTTCTGGTGATAATAAACAGTCTCAGCATCAAGTAACAGAGCTGAGACTAGAAAATTAGCTTATACCCAACTGCAATACCAAgagaaccaaaagaaaacaatgcaTCAACTTTAATTCAAGCAATGTGTGTTTTGATCTTGAGAGCTAAACAAATATCAATGGGCACATTTGAAGcatacttaccgtgtttccccgaaaataaggcctagctgaaTAATCATCtttaatgcaccttttggagcaaaaattaatataagacccagtcttattttactataatatacaactgggtataaaataatataatatatataattaatataatatgatatataatataagaccgggtcttatattaatttttgcttcaaaagatgcattagggctgattgtccagctgggtcttattttcggggaaacacggtacgtctTAAAGTTTGATAAACACAGAAAACCAGGGATGAACAATTACTCCTCAAGCTATCCACAACCTGAACACCTTTCGCTTTCCCAAAAAAAGGGCCCTACCCCAAACCCAGATAGCTCCGAACCTCAAAAGGGTTCTAATGAGTCCAGTCCACAGAGACTGGAAGAGGAGGCCAATGATGATCcactaaaatgaacaaaatgaactgCTTTCCAACTGACTGGCCAGCTGCTTAAAAAGGAGGAGCTATCAGGATAACAACCTGCCCCGAGCAGGGAGAACGATCTGTCCCAAGGTGACAGCGAGTATAAATGCTCTGCCATGTTGATCCTATGCCAGCCGTCACTCGTGGGAACAGTACTCACCGGACCCGTTCCATCTCACTAGCTGTCTTCACCACAGCAAAGGGTTCCCGTCGACTCCAGTCCCAGAAGTGGATCTCGTTGGCAGTGGCAATCAGTAGGAGCTGGGCCGTAGGGTGGAAAGCCAGAGATGCAATGGCATTGTTGCTGTCTGTGAACCAACTTTCACTGCCACCCTACGAATGAGCCAAATCCCAAACAGTCTCAGGTTATAAGCTGCCACCAAAATGGGATGTCAATTTCAAGAAAGGTCCCTTTAAGGTAAAACGACTACTGTAGCGCCTACTTTAAATACATCCCCTGTAAAACACTGTAGCAAACCAGTGATTGGGCAGTATCACCAATTTATCAGGAAAACGTCACTGTCAGCTCGGTTCTCTGAGTCAGCCACAATTCACAAGCAATGAGCATCAGCGCTGCTCCTGTTTCTGAAGCCTGGATCCTGGCACACGACGTGGTGCACACAACCCACTGGCCAGTCCCCAGGGCAAGGAGCACTCTGCTTTGACAACCGTGACCGAGTACAGTACAAGCCTTGCTCTAAGACAACAAAAATCCATCAGGAACTTAGAGCCTCCTGTCCTCCGCCACAGTAGGCAGACGGAAGAACAGTCACACGGGGCGTTCATTAGAGAACGGAGGACTCGGGGTGAGGCTGCCCATCAATTACGTGGGCAGCAACTACCACTGCCTCATACATAGTCCTAAGGACCTGGCTAGTCTCTCCTCCAGACTTAAGAACCCAATGGTAAACAAGACTGCGTgtagaatacaaagaaaatactTACGTGTAAATCCCAAATCCTAACCTCCCCATCTAGGCATCCTGAAGCAATAAGGCCTGAGATGGTGGGATGAAAAGTGACACACCATGGAGTGCGACGGTGTCCGATCAGAGAATGAACACACTTGCCAGTCTTCACCTccgtaatatatatattatggttCACATGGGTGGAGGCCAACAGGGTCCTAGGGAATCAGAGTAGGAAGTGAATGTGAAGCACGTGGGAGGGTAACACATTTTTATCAGCTTTGGACAACACAGAAAATTGGTGCTATCCCCATCCAAGAATGAAAACAACTACACCTTGGGCactacaaacaacagaaatattctgctctttaaaagCTTTTGGATTCTCCACACTGTCGCCTAATGACACATATCCCCTCCAGAGAATAGTTTTTCTATCATACCATTGGTGGCTTGTAGCGCACAGGCAAAGGATGGTTATTGAGAAACTTTCCAAGTTTTGATCCTCGATGTTCATATTTCCTTGGCTTATTCCCTTTATGCTTTTATGGTTAGCACTGGTCATCtactttatttccctttctgataCATTGCCAAAGCTCTGTTCTTACAGTGTTTCAAAGAGCCTTTAGGGGTTTGACTTGGAAGATCAAGCTAGGCCAAATACACAGAAAGCTATGCTGTCACATGTCTTAGGTTCAGTTAGAGATAAGTATTAGGTACCTGTCTGGGCTGAAGGCCAGTAAGAAGGTAGAACGTGGACTATCCGGCAGTTCTACTCTCTgggaaacaaacagacaaaaaagttaaaatacattatttataaactATGGCCCACTCTATCTCAAAAGCACATGAACCATTCTGGACCGGCATTCACAGTGTCAGCTTAAAAACTGGACATAATGATCAAGCTACACACTGAGAGAGATAAATCAAATTACctttaggaaaaatgtctaaCTCTAAAGTAAAAAGATATTTGTAGCCCATAAATTCTTCCCAACTTGTAAATAATAACAACTCCCTAAGTTAGCTCGTACGTCAATTCTCCTACACAGAATGTTATACCCCAATTCTATGCCATCAACCCAGTCTAAGGCCCCATTCTACTGTCACCCCTACAAACGCTATGCCATTTTTCTTACCTTGCCCTCCCATTTCATCCACCGGGTTTTATCTTCCACCAGCTCCTGCAGAAGCCGCTGCGCTCCAAAGGCCTGCGTGCCCCGTTCTCGCCCCCAGAGTATCCTGACAGCATTCTTCTCTGGAACAACCTTCATGGCGCTCAGCAGCCACTGGCACACCAGGcacaggaagagaaggagcaagcAGTCGCTCTGCACTCTAAAGCAGCTAAAATGAGGCCATTCAGGTCCTTGCAAGTTGTCTTCATGGAAATCTAAGGTATAGACAGTAATGTCAAAAAACATGTATTCCGCAATCAGAGAAGCTTCCCACTGCAAATGCGAGTCTAGAGGGGACTCTCCTTTCAAAGAGGAGAAAGTATTCTTTCCATATTTAATGACACTTTCTCAGAAAAGACTCTCCTCCCAAGacttttcttcaaataatatttcatcaaaTTCCTCTCATATCCTCCATAGCTCAGCTTCAGATCTAAAGAATAGATCATTCTCTAAAGTAGTTATTCTGTCATTATCAGGCAGGAAGAAGTTTTGCTACTAACAAAAAGGTCTAAAAACCTAtcaaaaacacaacacaacaccaGTCCCCCCTTTCTATGCCATGCTGCTTCGCTAGTTGCTGGTACCCCTCATCACTTGGGCAGCCTCCAAACCACAGGGCAGGTAAccaattttaaaagacttttactTCAGGGATGGTTCTTATATAGCAGCTTCCATTCTATCTCCTACCTGAAAGCAGGTGCATAAGGACTACTTTGGGGTACCTTTCTcactccctttttctcttctccactaAAGTTTCAgagcagaggaggaaagagaaaaaaaaaaaatctcatccaCCACAAGCCTTTTGTGATAAAATtatcacaaaataaacaaaaattctacTAAAATATGAACTAGCagcaaaatatatacatgtgaaaCTATGAAAGACTTGTGACTCCCCTATAGAACAGAGTATTCAGCCCAATAAAATGGCATTTCAAAAGAATACGTTATGGAAAcgttattcattgcagcactgttccTTCAACTCTATtatcaaaaatttcaaatttacagaacagttttaaaaacagCAGAAGAAACACCCTATTCACCACTCAGACTCaagaattgttaatattttgtcaaatgtgcTTTACCTCCATGAATAGAGATATGGCTATATatgggttgttttatttttttctgaaccatttcaGGAGGCATCAAGACACTCTAGCCCTACAGACCCCACTATGTATCTCCTAGGAATAAGGATATTTGGCTTCATAAGCACAATACCATTACCACACCTATTATCAGCTAATACTCAGTCCTCAAATTGCCGCAACTGTCAAAAAAAACGTCTTTAATAGttggctttaaaaacaaaaattcccgGAACTCAGTCAAGCTCAAGCAATGAATTTGGATGTTACGTCTCTTTAGTCTTTTTTATTCTGGAGTGGCCTccaagttttgttttggttggttttgtttatttatttatttacaacacaagctttttaaaaagcccaGGACAACTGACCTGCAGAGTATCTCACAT
Coding sequences within:
- the AMBRA1 gene encoding activating molecule in BECN1-regulated autophagy protein 1 isoform X2 — translated: MKDFHEDNLQGPEWPHFSCFRVQSDCLLLLFLCLVCQWLLSAMKVVPEKNAVRILWGRERGTQAFGAQRLLQELVEDKTRWMKWEGKRVELPDSPRSTFLLAFSPDRTLLASTHVNHNIYITEVKTGKCVHSLIGHRRTPWCVTFHPTISGLIASGCLDGEVRIWDLHGGSESWFTDSNNAIASLAFHPTAQLLLIATANEIHFWDWSRREPFAVVKTASEMERVRLVRFDPLGHYLLTAIVNPSNQQGDDEPEIPIDGTELSHYRQRALLQSQPVRRTPLLHNFLHMLSSRSSGIQVGEQSTVQDSATPSPPPPPPQPSTERPRTSAYIRLRQRVSYPTAECCQHLGILCLCSRCSGTRVPSLLPHQDSVPPASARATTPSFSFVQTEPFHPPEQASSAQQDQGLLNRPSAFSTVQSSTAGNTLRNLSLGPTRRSLGGPLSSHPSRYHREIAPGLTGSEWTRTVLSLNSRSEADSMPPPRTSASSVSLLSVLRQQEGGSQASVYTSATEGRGFPAPGLAAESDGGNGSSQNNSGSIRHELQCDLRRFFLEYDRLQELDQSLNGEAPQTQQAQEMLNNNIESERPGPSHQPTPHSSENNSNLSRGHLNRCRACHNLLTFNNDTLRWERTTPNYSSGEASSSWQVPSTFEGLPSSGSQLPPLERTEGQSPSSSRLELSSSASPQEERTVGVAFNQETGHWERIYTPSSRSGSVSQEALHQDMPEESSEEDSLRRLSPAAYYAQRMIQYLSRRDSIRQRSMRYQQNRLRSSTSSSSSDSQAPSVEGTDLEFEDFEDNGDRSRHRAPRNARMSAPSLGRFVPRRFLLPEYLPYAGIFHERGQPGLATHSSVNRVLAGAVIGDGQSAVASNIANTTYRLQWWDFTKFDLPEISNASVNVLVQNCKIYNDASCDISADGQLLAAFIPSSQRGFPDEGILAVYSLAPHNLGEMLYTKRFGPNAISVSLSPMGRYVMVGLASRRILLHPSTEHMVAQVFRLQQAHGGETSMRRVFNVLYPMPADQRRHVSINSARWLPEPGLGLAYGTNKGDLVICRPEASNSGIEYYWDQLNETVFTVHSSSRSSERPGTSRATWRTDRDMGLMNAIGLQPRNPTTSVTSQGTQTLALQLQNAETQTEREIQEPGTAASGPGEGEGSEYGAGGEDALSRIQRLMAEGGMTAVVQREQSTTMASMGGFGNNIIVSHRIHRSSQTGTEPSAARTSSPQPSTSRGLLPEPVHLAERGLSPRTASWDQPGTPGREPPQTALPSSSPVSTPVPLPSTEGPTLHCDLTSSSHLPDGGGSSTGEAAGPSEEPRNR
- the AMBRA1 gene encoding activating molecule in BECN1-regulated autophagy protein 1 isoform X3, encoding MKVVPEKNAVRILWGRERGTQAFGAQRLLQELVEDKTRWMKWEGKRVELPDSPRSTFLLAFSPDRTLLASTHVNHNIYITEVKTGKCVHSLIGHRRTPWCVTFHPTISGLIASGCLDGEVRIWDLHGGSESWFTDSNNAIASLAFHPTAQLLLIATANEIHFWDWSRREPFAVVKTASEMERVRLVRFDPLGHYLLTAIVNPSNQQGDDEPEIPIDGTELSHYRQRALLQSQPVRRTPLLHNFLHMLSSRSSGIQVGEQSTVQDSATPSPPPPPPQPSTERPRTSAYIRLRQRVSYPTAECCQHLGILCLCSRCSGTRVPSLLPHQDSVPPASARATTPSFSFVQTEPFHPPEQASSAQQDQGLLNRPSAFSTVQSSTAGNTLRNLSLGPTRRSLGGPLSSHPSRYHREIAPGLTGSEWTRTVLSLNSRSEADSMPPPRTSASSVSLLSVLRQQEGGSQASVYTSATEGRGFPAPGLAAESDGGNGSSQNNSGSIRHELQCDLRRFFLEYDRLQELDQSLNGEAPQTQQAQEMLNNNIESERPGPSHQPTPHSSENNSNLSRGHLNRCRACHNLLTFNNDTLRWERTTPNYSSGEASSSWQVPSTFEGLPSSGSQLPPLERTEGQSPSSSRLELSSSASPQEERTVGVAFNQETGHWERIYTPSSRSGSVSQEALHQDMPEESSEEDSLRRRLLESSLISLSRYDGAGSREHPIYPDPARLSPAAYYAQRMIQYLSRRDSIRQRSMRYQQNRLRSSTSSSSSDSQAPSVEGTDLEFEDFEDNGDRSRHRAPRNARMSAPSLGRFVPRRFLLPEYLPYAGIFHERGQPGLATHSSVNRVLAGAVIGDGQSAVASNIANTTYRLQWWDFTKFDLPEISNASVNVLVQNCKIYNDASCDISADGQLLAAFIPSSQRGFPDEGILAVYSLAPHNLGEMLYTKRFGPNAISVSLSPMGRYVMVGLASRRILLHPSTEHMVAQVFRLQQAHGGETSMRRVFNVLYPMPADQRRHVSINSARWLPEPGLGLAYGTNKGDLVICRPEASNSGIEYYWDQLNETVFTVHSSSRSSERPGTSRATWRTDRDMGLMNAIGLQPRNPTTSVTSQGTQTLALQLQNAETQTEREIQEPGTAASGPGEGEGSEYGAGGEDALSRIQRLMAEGGMTAVVQREQSTTMASMGGFGNNIIVSHRIHRSSQTGTEPSAARTSSPQPSTSRGLLPEPVHLAERGLSPRTASWDQPGTPGREPPQTALPSSSPVSTPVPLPSTEGPTLHCDLTSSSHLPDGGGSSTGEAAGPSEEPRNR
- the AMBRA1 gene encoding activating molecule in BECN1-regulated autophagy protein 1 isoform X9 encodes the protein MKDFHEDNLQGPEWPHFSCFRVQSDCLLLLFLCLVCQWLLSAMKVVPEKNAVRILWGRERGTQAFGAQRLLQELVEDKTRWMKWEGKRVELPDSPRSTFLLAFSPDRTLLASTHVNHNIYITEVKTGKCVHSLIGHRRTPWCVTFHPTISGLIASGCLDGEVRIWDLHGGSESWFTDSNNAIASLAFHPTAQLLLIATANEIHFWDWSRREPFAVVKTASEMERVRLVRFDPLGHYLLTAIVNPSNQQGDDEPEIPIDGTELSHYRQRALLQSQPVRRTPLLHNFLHMLSSRSSGIQTEPFHPPEQASSAQQDQGLLNRPSAFSTVQSSTAGNTLRNLSLGPTRRSLGGPLSSHPSRYHREIAPGLTGSEWTRTVLSLNSRSEADSMPPPRTSASSVSLLSVLRQQEGGSQASVYTSATEGRGFPAPGLAAESDGGNGSSQNNSGSIRHELQCDLRRFFLEYDRLQELDQSLNGEAPQTQQAQEMLNNNIESERPGPSHQPTPHSSENNSNLSRGHLNRCRACHNLLTFNNDTLRWERTTPNYSSGEASSSWQVPSTFEGLPSSGSQLPPLERTEGQSPSSSRLELSSSASPQEERTVGVAFNQETGHWERIYTPSSRSGSVSQEALHQDMPEESSEEDSLRRDNGDRSRHRAPRNARMSAPSLGRFVPRRFLLPEYLPYAGIFHERGQPGLATHSSVNRVLAGAVIGDGQSAVASNIANTTYRLQWWDFTKFDLPEISNASVNVLVQNCKIYNDASCDISADGQLLAAFIPSSQRGFPDEGILAVYSLAPHNLGEMLYTKRFGPNAISVSLSPMGRYVMVGLASRRILLHPSTEHMVAQVFRLQQAHGGETSMRRVFNVLYPMPADQRRHVSINSARWLPEPGLGLAYGTNKGDLVICRPEASNSGIEYYWDQLNETVFTVHSSSRSSERPGTSRATWRTDRDMGLMNAIGLQPRNPTTSVTSQGTQTLALQLQNAETQTEREIQEPGTAASGPGEGEGSEYGAGGEDALSRIQRLMAEGGMTAVVQREQSTTMASMGGFGNNIIVSHRIHRSSQTGTEPSAARTSSPQPSTSRGLLPEPVHLAERGLSPRTASWDQPGTPGREPPQTALPSSSPVSTPVPLPSTEGPTLHCDLTSSSHLPDGGGSSTGEAAGPSEEPRNR